One Nocardioidaceae bacterium SCSIO 66511 genomic window carries:
- a CDS encoding exodeoxyribonuclease III — protein sequence MVRVASVNVNGIRAAYRRGMADWLDACRPDVLALQEVRAPDEIVRDLLGDEWHLVHTEAAVKGRAGVLVATRLAPSGTRIGVGDSHFDESGRWAESEIALPSGKRLSIASAYVHTGEPETPLQQEKYRFLDAMLARMSDLRERSDYALVVGDLNIGHTERDIKNWKGNLKKSGFLPEERAYLDRVRDELGWIDVGRDFAGPVDGPYTWWSYRGRAFDNDAGWRIDYQLATPELASLAGPVVVDRAPSYAQRWSDHAPVVVDYAI from the coding sequence GTGGTCAGAGTCGCTTCCGTCAACGTCAACGGCATCCGTGCTGCGTACCGCCGCGGCATGGCCGACTGGCTCGATGCATGCCGGCCCGATGTGCTCGCGTTGCAAGAGGTACGCGCACCCGACGAGATCGTGCGCGACCTGCTCGGCGACGAGTGGCATCTCGTACACACGGAGGCGGCCGTGAAGGGGCGCGCAGGTGTCCTGGTGGCTACCCGACTCGCGCCGTCGGGTACGCGCATCGGAGTGGGTGACTCCCACTTCGACGAGTCCGGACGCTGGGCCGAGTCGGAGATCGCGCTGCCGAGCGGCAAACGCCTGAGCATCGCGTCGGCGTACGTACACACCGGAGAGCCCGAAACGCCTTTGCAGCAGGAGAAGTATCGCTTCCTCGACGCGATGCTCGCCCGGATGAGCGACCTGCGCGAGCGTAGTGACTACGCGCTCGTGGTCGGTGACCTGAACATCGGTCACACCGAACGCGACATCAAGAACTGGAAGGGCAACCTGAAGAAGTCCGGGTTCTTGCCCGAAGAGCGCGCGTACCTCGACCGCGTACGCGACGAACTCGGCTGGATCGACGTAGGTCGCGACTTCGCGGGACCTGTCGACGGCCCGTACACGTGGTGGTCATACCGTGGCAGGGCGTTCGACAACGACGCGGGTTGGCGGATCGACTACCAGCTCGCGACTCCCGAGCTCGCATCGCTCGCCGGCCCCGTCGTTGTCGACCGTGCCCCGTCGTACGCGCAGCGCTGGAGCGATCACGCGCCGGTTGTCGTCGACTACGCGATCTAG
- a CDS encoding dihydrofolate reductase family protein, whose amino-acid sequence MSKVAWGFTCSIDGFIAGPGHDMSWLAAAEPMAEGTTDRMAGAVAVIIAGRDGYDAAKALQDERDDLTSEPYGGAWSGTEFILTHRPEELADDPTVIALNCDIVEAIRRARELAGDGDVQIISADIARQALEHDLIDELQVYVAPIFLGDGIRIFDVPGGRRVDWELAEIDEQNPRSFARTYRPKRA is encoded by the coding sequence ATGAGCAAGGTCGCGTGGGGATTCACCTGCTCGATCGACGGGTTCATCGCCGGGCCGGGGCACGATATGAGCTGGCTTGCCGCGGCGGAGCCGATGGCCGAGGGTACGACCGATCGCATGGCCGGCGCCGTCGCAGTGATCATCGCGGGTCGAGACGGGTACGACGCGGCGAAGGCACTGCAGGACGAGCGCGACGATCTGACCTCCGAGCCCTACGGCGGCGCGTGGTCCGGAACGGAGTTCATCCTCACTCATCGTCCGGAGGAGCTCGCGGATGACCCGACCGTCATCGCACTGAACTGTGACATCGTCGAGGCGATTCGGCGCGCACGTGAGCTCGCCGGCGACGGAGACGTGCAGATCATCAGCGCCGACATCGCCCGCCAGGCGCTGGAGCATGACCTCATCGACGAGTTGCAGGTCTACGTCGCGCCAATCTTCCTCGGCGACGGCATCCGGATCTTCGACGTACCGGGCGGGCGACGGGTTGACTGGGAGCTGGCGGAGATCGACGAGCAGAATCCCCGGAGCTTCGCGCGGACGTACCGCCCGAAGCGGGCGTAG